From one Drosophila subpulchrella strain 33 F10 #4 breed RU33 chromosome 3L, RU_Dsub_v1.1 Primary Assembly, whole genome shotgun sequence genomic stretch:
- the LOC119553006 gene encoding alpha-soluble NSF attachment protein, whose translation MGDNEQKALQLMAEAEKKLTQQKGFLGSLFGGSNKVEDAIECYQRAGNMFKMSKNWTKAGECFCEAATLHARAGSRHDAGTCYVDASNCYKKVDVECAVNCLMKSIDIYTDMGRFTMAAKHHQSIAEMYESDPNTLAKSIQHYEQAADYFKGEESVSSANKCMLKVAQYAAQLEDYEKAISIYEQVAASSLESSLLKYSAKEYFFRAALCHLSVDLLNAQHAIEKYAQQYPAFQDSREFKLIKVLCEHLEEQNIEGFTEAVKDYDSISRLDQWYTTILLRIKKAADEDPDLR comes from the exons ATGGGTGACAACGAACAGAAGGCGCTCCAGCTGATGGCCGAGGCGGAGAAGAAGTTGACCCAACAGAAGGGTTTTCTGGGATCTCTATTCGG GGGCTCCAACAAGGTGGAGGATGCCATCGAGTGCTACCAGCGGGCTGGCAACATGTTCAAGATGTCCAAGAACTGGACAAAGGCCGGCGAGTGCTTCTGCGAGGCGGCCACGCTGCATGCCCGGGCTGGAAGTCGGCACGATGCCGGAACCTGCTACGTCGACGCCTCCAACTGCTACAAAAAGGTGGACGTTGAGTGCGCCGTCAACTGCCTGATGAAGTCCATCGACATCTACACGGACATGGGTCGCTTCACAATGGCCGCCAAGCATCACCAGAGCATCGCTGAAATGTACGAAAGTGATCCTAATACTCTG GCCAAGTCTATTCAGCACTACGAACAGGCAGCTGATTACTTTAAGGGCGAGGAGTCGGTCAGTTCGGCCAACAAGTGTATGCTTAAGGTGGCCCAGTACGCTGCCCAACTGGAAGACTACGAAAAAGCAATATCCATATACGAGCAGGTGGCCGCCTCCTCGCTGGAGAGCTCTCTGCTCAAGTACAGTGCCAAGGAGTACTTCTTCAGGGCCGCCCTCTGTCACCTGAGTGTGGACCTTCTGAACGCCCAGCATGCCATTGAGAAGTATGCGCAGCAGTACCCAGCATTCCAGGACTCACGGGAGTTCAAGCTCATCAAG GTGTTGTGCGAGCATCTCGAGGAACAGAACATCGAGGGATTCACAGAGGCCGTCAAGGATTACGACAGCATCTCGCGGTTGGATCAGTGGTACACAACCATCTTACTGCGCATCAAGAAGGCTGCGGACGAGGATCCAGATCTGCgataa